A section of the Methanosarcina mazei S-6 genome encodes:
- a CDS encoding DNA-deoxyinosine glycosylase has protein sequence MIKRGFPPVFDNNTEILILGSLPGDESLRRRQYYGHPGNDFWRLVGNAIGENLQDMDYETRLTTLKRHRIGLWDVFKAGKRKGSQDSNIREEEVNQFSELKEMAPELKKVFFNGKASGRYEPVLSAMGYETKVLPSSSGINRRNVKKRESEWENALKS, from the coding sequence ATGATAAAAAGAGGGTTTCCTCCAGTTTTCGATAATAATACTGAGATTCTTATTCTGGGGTCACTTCCCGGCGACGAGTCATTGAGGAGGCGGCAGTATTACGGGCATCCGGGCAATGATTTCTGGAGGCTGGTCGGTAATGCAATAGGAGAGAATCTCCAGGATATGGATTATGAAACAAGGCTTACAACTCTCAAACGCCACAGAATAGGGCTCTGGGACGTTTTTAAAGCCGGAAAAAGGAAAGGAAGCCAGGACTCAAACATAAGGGAAGAAGAGGTAAATCAGTTTTCTGAATTAAAAGAGATGGCACCGGAACTGAAGAAGGTATTTTTTAATGGCAAGGCATCAGGAAGATATGAGCCGGTCCTCAGTGCAATGGGCTATGAGACAAAGGTTCTGCCTTCTTCAAGTGGAATAAACCGGCGAAATGTAAAAAAGAGGGAGTCTGAATGGGAAAATGCTCTGAAGAGCTGA
- a CDS encoding glycosyltransferase yields MKYFQMIEYRTEQEIIRHLQGLSGSILVCPGPLTAVRRKVCDVISFSNETIVEDADFTIKALKNSIKIIQEPEAIVYTDAPETVKGWYKQRKRWWYGNLQLWRLHKKWAMKNPWMIFNYSGYITGICSIILIMSIPYLILQYDNIPMILMSGILCLAFSIMLYIIYIGPLFATDKRLLLMLIPYVLIYATIKVVVISSLFLCYLTGKGVKVKFGAKSFVVR; encoded by the coding sequence ATGAAGTATTTCCAGATGATTGAATATCGTACCGAACAGGAGATTATCCGCCACCTTCAGGGCTTGTCAGGCAGCATCCTTGTATGCCCTGGCCCTCTCACTGCTGTCAGGCGCAAAGTGTGTGATGTAATTAGCTTCAGTAACGAGACCATAGTTGAAGATGCTGACTTTACGATTAAGGCTCTTAAAAACTCAATTAAAATTATTCAAGAACCAGAAGCAATAGTCTACACTGACGCACCTGAGACTGTTAAAGGGTGGTATAAACAGAGGAAGAGATGGTGGTATGGAAATCTCCAGTTATGGAGACTCCACAAAAAATGGGCAATGAAGAATCCGTGGATGATATTCAATTATTCAGGATATATAACAGGGATTTGTTCAATCATCCTGATCATGTCAATACCATACTTAATCCTTCAGTATGACAACATTCCAATGATACTGATGAGTGGAATCCTGTGCCTTGCATTCTCTATAATGCTGTACATTATATACATTGGCCCATTATTTGCCACAGACAAAAGATTATTACTAATGTTGATACCTTATGTATTGATCTATGCAACAATAAAAGTAGTAGTAATCAGCAGCCTTTTCCTGTGCTACCTGACAGGTAAAGGAGTAAAAGTTAAATTCGGTGCAAAGAGCTTTGTGGTGAGGTAA
- a CDS encoding indolepyruvate ferredoxin oxidoreductase subunit alpha, producing the protein MVAKVNKEECTGCGTCVDECPVEAIIIDEDEGCAVVDEDECVDCGACEDVCPIGAIKVE; encoded by the coding sequence ATGGTAGCAAAAGTCAACAAAGAAGAATGCACCGGATGCGGGACCTGCGTAGATGAATGTCCTGTAGAAGCAATCATTATTGACGAAGATGAAGGCTGTGCGGTAGTGGATGAGGATGAATGTGTAGACTGCGGGGCCTGTGAAGATGTCTGTCCCATAGGAGCCATAAAGGTCGAATAA
- a CDS encoding helix-turn-helix transcriptional regulator, with translation MQPELIDVVFRSQKRRDLLLLLGEEPRTMEEIKVILDVSPTAILPQIKRLTDSDLVIQKNGSYELTDMGEQVFKKVRSLVDVLCLVEKDNYWMEHDLDGIPQYLLDRIGDIKDCNPIKADPSQIFEPNTELLDFFSSSRYLMVFSSFYRPEFLPLFLKLARLESDVSLIFTESVLEKFLHNYERKIRKFTTMDNTELSVCKDGVKIAELIVSDRGMMISLFDDQGRFYHEYMHCTEPQAISWAKELFDFYKSRALKVVSEKIIDSFICTSENETFVESQLVSFH, from the coding sequence ATTCAACCTGAGTTAATAGATGTAGTATTTCGTTCCCAGAAAAGAAGGGATCTACTCCTGCTCCTGGGAGAAGAACCCAGAACAATGGAAGAAATTAAAGTTATCCTCGATGTTTCTCCCACAGCTATCTTGCCTCAGATCAAAAGGCTTACAGACAGCGACCTGGTTATCCAGAAAAATGGCAGCTATGAATTAACAGATATGGGAGAGCAGGTATTCAAAAAAGTCAGGTCCCTTGTAGATGTACTTTGCCTCGTTGAAAAAGACAACTACTGGATGGAACACGACCTGGATGGAATCCCTCAGTACCTTCTTGACAGGATAGGAGACATCAAGGACTGCAACCCCATCAAAGCGGATCCCAGCCAGATATTCGAACCAAATACAGAACTTCTGGACTTCTTTTCTTCTTCCCGCTATCTTATGGTATTTTCCTCTTTTTACAGGCCTGAATTCCTTCCTCTCTTTTTGAAGCTTGCAAGACTTGAGTCCGATGTTTCACTTATTTTTACGGAATCTGTGCTCGAAAAGTTTCTCCATAACTATGAACGGAAAATACGTAAATTCACCACAATGGACAATACCGAACTTTCTGTCTGTAAGGATGGAGTGAAGATTGCCGAACTCATCGTCTCCGACCGTGGGATGATGATCTCTCTCTTTGACGACCAGGGCAGGTTCTATCATGAGTATATGCACTGTACCGAGCCTCAGGCAATTTCCTGGGCAAAAGAGCTCTTTGATTTCTACAAATCAAGGGCTTTAAAGGTTGTAAGCGAGAAAATCATTGACAGTTTTATATGCACGTCAGAAAACGAGACATTTGTCGAATCCCAGCTTGTAAGCTTTCACTAA
- a CDS encoding oligosaccharide flippase family protein, which produces MISYIQTKIHHINFLHDSLFKNAFFLMLSSISTAGFGFIFWFLAAKFYSASDVGIATGIMSSMTLIVNLSRFGLDYSIIRFFPTHDKCKVFSTSTVISTLIALIFGLIFISGINSFSPELSFLRSPLYTLFYFISLTSSSVIFMAGIFFVAIREAEFQLYLNLIVGSRVLFVILFISLGAIGIFYAVGASFFIAFLISLVLILKSGTDLKLKIDRKFLTDSFNFSAGNFLTGLFMTVPNTLLPIMILNMHLVEQAAYYYIVFGIVSLLFMIPESISTSLFVEGSNGQSLKKTVIQSLVIIFLLLTPIALFFYLYGSLILGFIGQDYVAGGSGVFRLMIFASFFVVVNNVYFAIKRIQKDTKEITLLSGIIFILLIGLAFLLIPVLGIEGIGYAWIISYGTGALIILIQVFRKARFQNLLIKAM; this is translated from the coding sequence ATGATTTCATACATTCAAACAAAAATACATCACATTAACTTCCTTCATGACTCTTTATTTAAAAATGCTTTTTTTCTCATGCTCTCAAGCATATCTACTGCAGGTTTTGGCTTTATTTTCTGGTTTCTGGCTGCAAAATTTTATTCCGCAAGCGATGTGGGAATTGCAACTGGAATTATGTCCTCAATGACATTAATTGTTAATTTATCAAGATTTGGCCTTGATTATTCAATTATCCGTTTTTTTCCCACGCATGATAAATGTAAGGTTTTCAGCACATCTACAGTTATTTCAACATTAATTGCATTAATCTTTGGCTTAATATTTATATCAGGGATAAATTCTTTTTCACCAGAACTCTCTTTTTTAAGATCACCACTATATACTCTTTTTTACTTCATATCACTTACTTCGAGCTCAGTAATATTCATGGCAGGTATCTTTTTTGTCGCAATTAGAGAAGCAGAATTTCAACTGTATTTGAACCTGATTGTGGGTTCCAGAGTGCTGTTTGTGATACTATTTATCTCTCTGGGAGCTATTGGAATTTTCTATGCAGTGGGTGCCTCATTCTTTATTGCATTTTTAATTTCTTTAGTTCTAATTTTGAAGTCCGGGACTGATCTAAAACTGAAAATAGACCGTAAATTTTTGACTGATAGTTTTAATTTTTCTGCCGGAAACTTCCTTACAGGTTTGTTTATGACTGTTCCGAATACATTATTGCCAATTATGATCCTGAATATGCATCTGGTTGAACAGGCAGCTTATTACTACATTGTCTTTGGGATTGTGTCTTTATTATTTATGATTCCAGAATCTATCAGTACATCTTTGTTTGTTGAAGGGAGTAATGGTCAATCACTGAAAAAAACCGTTATTCAATCACTTGTCATTATATTTTTGCTTCTAACTCCAATTGCGTTATTTTTCTACTTATATGGCAGCCTGATACTCGGATTCATTGGGCAGGATTATGTTGCAGGGGGTTCAGGTGTTTTCAGGCTAATGATCTTTGCCAGTTTTTTTGTGGTGGTGAATAATGTCTACTTTGCAATAAAAAGGATTCAGAAAGATACTAAGGAAATTACATTACTTAGCGGAATAATTTTTATTTTGTTAATCGGATTGGCTTTTCTGCTTATACCTGTTCTTGGGATTGAAGGGATCGGATATGCCTGGATAATCAGTTACGGAACTGGAGCGTTGATAATTCTAATTCAGGTTTTCAGGAAGGCCAGGTTCCAGAATTTATTGATAAAAGCGATGTAA
- a CDS encoding class I SAM-dependent methyltransferase: MYKSFLNTLSCPRCLGNLKLNEIQNEMDNVTKGSLHCINCHFNFDIEEGVSIFGLKLDHKEERIKEIKAENEWTSTANDLQSHINFAMSSSKKGKQIIDYIEAFDENSMNRRKVLDIGSGWGCFQAWQFASRGYDVTATEICPEFIFASDKVVKECYFERVITDCTVLPFKDQSFDIVFCKETLHHINDPKSLLDEIWRVCSPNGLIIIKEPCVSSLLKLFITKINRAARIGITHHFRTSKEYMETITDITSNPVISRESFTKDFRFIRYIPFSDFINNLSIIILGSDFEVFGIKRTDYKPEVQVNREIIPININELNLAQIKYYRDDLIPEVLKLFY; encoded by the coding sequence GTGTATAAAAGTTTTTTGAATACTTTATCCTGTCCACGTTGTCTGGGAAATCTTAAATTAAATGAAATTCAAAATGAGATGGATAATGTTACTAAAGGAAGCCTTCATTGCATAAATTGTCATTTTAATTTTGATATCGAAGAAGGAGTTTCTATTTTTGGTCTAAAGCTTGATCACAAGGAAGAAAGAATAAAAGAGATCAAAGCTGAAAATGAATGGACTTCTACTGCTAATGATCTACAATCTCATATAAATTTTGCAATGTCTAGTTCTAAAAAAGGTAAACAGATTATCGATTACATAGAAGCTTTTGATGAGAACTCTATGAATAGAAGAAAGGTGTTAGATATCGGGTCCGGTTGGGGGTGTTTTCAGGCCTGGCAGTTTGCGAGTAGGGGTTATGATGTAACCGCCACAGAGATATGCCCGGAATTTATCTTTGCATCAGATAAGGTGGTAAAAGAATGTTATTTTGAAAGAGTAATTACTGACTGTACAGTGCTACCTTTTAAGGATCAATCATTCGATATAGTATTTTGCAAGGAGACCCTTCATCACATCAATGACCCTAAATCTCTTTTAGACGAAATCTGGAGAGTTTGTTCTCCAAATGGACTAATTATCATCAAAGAACCCTGTGTGTCATCATTGCTAAAATTATTTATCACAAAGATTAATAGAGCAGCAAGAATTGGAATTACACATCATTTTCGCACATCTAAAGAATATATGGAAACAATAACTGATATTACATCTAATCCTGTAATTAGCCGTGAAAGCTTCACAAAGGATTTTCGTTTTATTAGATACATACCATTTTCAGATTTTATAAATAATCTCTCGATAATTATCTTAGGATCCGACTTTGAAGTGTTTGGTATTAAACGAACAGACTATAAACCTGAGGTTCAGGTAAATAGAGAAATAATTCCAATAAATATAAATGAATTGAACCTTGCTCAAATTAAATATTATAGAGATGATCTAATTCCTGAAGTGTTAAAGCTTTTCTATTAA
- the mtaC gene encoding methanol--corrinoid protein MtaC, with translation MLDFTEASLKKVLTRYNVALEKAMTPEDAAEELYPKDELIYPIAKAIFEGEEDDVIEGLEAAIKAGKDPIALIDDALMVGMGVVTRLYDEGIIFLPNVMMSADAMLDGIEFCKENSETAPVTKGTVVCHVAEGDVHDIGKNIVTALLRANGYNVVDLGRDVPVDEVLNAVAENNPILVTGTALMTTTMYAFKEVNDKLLEKGYKIPFACGGGAVNQDFVSQYALGVYGEEAADAPKIADAIVAGTTDIAALRDKFHKH, from the coding sequence ATGTTGGACTTTACAGAGGCAAGTCTGAAAAAGGTATTAACCAGATACAATGTAGCTCTGGAAAAGGCAATGACGCCAGAAGACGCCGCCGAAGAGCTCTATCCTAAGGACGAACTTATTTACCCGATTGCAAAAGCTATCTTCGAAGGAGAAGAAGACGACGTAATCGAGGGTCTCGAAGCAGCAATTAAAGCAGGCAAGGACCCAATTGCTCTTATCGATGACGCACTAATGGTCGGCATGGGCGTTGTCACAAGACTCTACGATGAAGGTATCATTTTCCTCCCCAATGTCATGATGTCCGCTGACGCCATGCTTGATGGTATTGAATTCTGTAAGGAAAACTCCGAAACTGCTCCTGTAACAAAGGGAACTGTTGTCTGCCACGTCGCAGAAGGTGACGTTCACGACATCGGGAAGAACATCGTTACAGCCCTCCTCAGAGCAAACGGCTACAATGTAGTTGACCTCGGAAGGGACGTTCCTGTCGATGAAGTTCTCAATGCAGTTGCTGAAAACAACCCAATCCTGGTCACAGGTACTGCACTCATGACCACCACCATGTATGCATTCAAGGAAGTTAACGACAAACTTCTCGAGAAAGGATACAAGATTCCATTCGCATGCGGTGGCGGAGCAGTTAACCAGGACTTCGTATCCCAGTATGCACTCGGTGTATATGGTGAAGAGGCCGCTGACGCCCCCAAGATTGCTGACGCAATCGTTGCAGGTACCACAGATATTGCAGCATTAAGAGACAAATTCCACAAGCACTGA
- a CDS encoding glycosyltransferase produces the protein MVKERIGDFVKFQKTEVINRPETIFGRKEKSDKKFSDSSGNSVNKLIPVASLILAVLITLSIGLFLYEGINHLNNGTPGSVTILEEPELLDALRNAQDRGVLLAMHGWAHEDYSTLTPLQIKENIEKGKYVFEKAGIVPVAFILPEEPIHGTIDASLKREIESNGIPTELPVLETDGTYRNEYTWNWREMESLEDSRYQEASEQIREDNPTTILLHAQDWNPYTKQFITDYLSSTNERNVTIRVDDVEVNTRPEMVSDMAQLTQYESVGQVAFAVIPAGAGKGDNPAIGNININRIMGVYFWFFIITSLLPLSFFATWKLLSKWHKNRKQNRYLLEDGRDPKDPNTKGPILVSVISPAYNEEKSIGKCLQSILNQDYKGKMEVIAVNDGSSDRTAEIISKYPVKLLDLKVNGGKANALNKAIEIAKGDILIFTDSDSYMAPNAVSSLVKCLNENEEAQMVAGNVFIHDNRGKKES, from the coding sequence ATGGTTAAAGAACGTATCGGAGATTTTGTAAAATTTCAAAAAACAGAAGTAATAAATCGACCGGAGACTATATTTGGAAGAAAAGAGAAGAGCGATAAAAAATTCTCTGATTCTTCCGGCAATAGCGTAAATAAATTGATACCTGTTGCCTCATTAATTCTGGCTGTATTAATCACTCTTTCAATCGGATTATTTCTTTACGAGGGAATTAACCACTTAAATAATGGTACTCCCGGCAGTGTTACTATCCTGGAAGAACCAGAGCTTCTTGACGCACTGAGGAATGCGCAGGATAGAGGAGTTCTTCTTGCAATGCATGGATGGGCACATGAAGATTATTCAACTCTAACGCCATTGCAGATAAAAGAAAATATAGAAAAAGGAAAATACGTCTTTGAAAAAGCCGGGATTGTTCCTGTGGCATTCATCCTTCCAGAAGAACCTATTCATGGAACAATAGATGCATCACTAAAACGGGAAATAGAGAGCAACGGGATCCCAACAGAGTTACCTGTGCTCGAAACCGATGGAACCTACAGGAACGAATATACATGGAACTGGCGTGAAATGGAAAGTTTAGAAGATTCCCGATACCAGGAGGCTTCTGAGCAAATAAGGGAGGATAATCCGACAACGATTCTGCTCCATGCACAGGACTGGAATCCTTATACGAAGCAGTTTATCACTGATTACTTATCATCGACCAATGAGAGAAATGTCACCATCAGGGTAGATGATGTCGAGGTGAATACCAGACCAGAAATGGTCTCTGACATGGCCCAGTTGACCCAATACGAATCAGTTGGACAGGTTGCATTTGCAGTAATTCCTGCGGGAGCAGGAAAAGGAGACAACCCTGCTATCGGGAACATAAATATAAACAGGATTATGGGGGTTTACTTCTGGTTCTTTATCATAACCTCATTGTTGCCACTTTCATTTTTTGCAACATGGAAATTGTTATCGAAGTGGCACAAAAATAGGAAACAAAACAGGTATTTACTTGAGGATGGCCGAGATCCAAAAGATCCAAACACGAAAGGTCCAATATTAGTCTCCGTTATTTCCCCGGCTTATAATGAAGAGAAATCAATAGGGAAATGCCTTCAATCTATTCTTAATCAAGACTATAAGGGAAAAATGGAAGTGATCGCTGTTAATGACGGCTCCAGCGATCGAACTGCAGAGATTATTTCAAAGTATCCTGTAAAACTTCTCGACCTTAAAGTTAACGGAGGAAAAGCAAACGCTCTTAATAAAGCTATTGAGATTGCAAAAGGAGACATTCTGATCTTTACGGATTCAGATTCTTATATGGCACCGAATGCTGTGAGTTCTCTGGTGAAATGTCTCAATGAGAATGAAGAAGCCCAGATGGTGGCAGGAAACGTGTTTATTCATGATAACCGGGGAAAAAAGGAATCATGA
- the mtaB gene encoding methanol--corrinoid protein co-methyltransferase MtaB gives MAATRFTKMAYASADEMTFGVSKYPVKAGLGLEIGAGYTIPEVNYAPRPEAGASKEKLIKEYERITTDIMARMVQVGFPAVILETEHVQQMSNNPSWGAEVAHAQKTIMEEYHDEYGIKCALRHTIGDIRENRDFLQLRGDKYSVFLEAFEECAKAGADLLSVESMGGKEVFDYAVLRNDIAGMLYAIGCLGSIDMELIWSDISAIAKKTGTVSAGDTDCAQANTAMFIGGGLLDKNLAHTLAILARAISAPRSLVAYECGAVGPGKDCGYENVVIKAITGMPMTQEGKTSTCAHSDVMGNLIMQCCDCWSNESVEYHGEFGGTTVQCWGESLAYDCALMNTALETKNDKVLRDLLMLSDRYRDPQAYVLAYDNAYRIGQAIVKDGDNIYLRAKNAAIACCDIVSEGAAGKLELSRFETKALADAKASLDSLTDDMDKFMDDCLTKYKSEVKVFLPENYGF, from the coding sequence ATGGCAGCAACAAGATTCACTAAGATGGCATACGCAAGCGCAGACGAAATGACCTTCGGCGTATCCAAGTACCCTGTAAAAGCAGGACTAGGCCTTGAAATCGGTGCAGGTTACACAATTCCTGAAGTTAACTACGCCCCAAGACCAGAAGCCGGCGCATCCAAGGAAAAACTCATAAAAGAATACGAGAGGATCACCACTGACATCATGGCCAGAATGGTCCAGGTCGGTTTCCCGGCAGTTATCCTCGAAACAGAACACGTTCAGCAGATGTCCAACAACCCCTCCTGGGGAGCAGAAGTTGCACACGCCCAGAAGACCATCATGGAAGAATACCACGATGAATACGGCATAAAGTGCGCACTCCGCCACACAATTGGTGACATCCGTGAGAACAGGGACTTCCTCCAGCTCAGAGGCGACAAGTACTCCGTCTTCCTCGAAGCATTCGAAGAATGCGCAAAGGCTGGCGCAGACCTCCTGTCTGTTGAATCAATGGGTGGTAAGGAAGTATTCGACTACGCAGTTCTCAGGAACGACATCGCTGGTATGCTCTACGCAATCGGCTGTCTCGGGTCCATTGACATGGAACTCATCTGGTCTGACATCTCCGCAATCGCAAAGAAGACCGGAACTGTTTCTGCTGGTGACACAGACTGTGCCCAGGCAAACACCGCAATGTTCATCGGCGGTGGACTGCTCGACAAGAACCTCGCCCACACCCTCGCAATCCTCGCAAGGGCAATTTCCGCACCCAGGTCCCTCGTTGCATACGAGTGTGGCGCTGTTGGTCCAGGAAAGGACTGCGGATACGAGAACGTTGTCATTAAAGCCATTACCGGTATGCCAATGACCCAGGAAGGTAAGACCTCCACCTGCGCTCACTCTGACGTAATGGGTAACCTCATTATGCAGTGCTGTGACTGCTGGTCCAACGAGTCTGTTGAATACCACGGTGAATTCGGCGGTACAACCGTTCAGTGCTGGGGCGAGTCCCTTGCATATGACTGCGCACTCATGAACACCGCTCTTGAAACCAAGAACGACAAAGTACTCAGGGACCTCCTCATGCTCTCCGACAGGTACAGAGACCCACAGGCCTACGTGCTTGCATACGACAACGCATACAGGATCGGTCAGGCAATCGTCAAAGACGGAGACAACATCTACCTCAGAGCAAAGAACGCTGCAATCGCATGCTGCGACATCGTCAGCGAAGGTGCTGCAGGCAAGCTCGAGCTCTCCAGGTTCGAGACCAAAGCACTCGCAGACGCAAAGGCATCCCTGGACTCCCTCACAGACGACATGGACAAGTTCATGGACGACTGCCTCACAAAATACAAGAGCGAAGTTAAAGTCTTCCTCCCTGAGAACTACGGCTTCTAA
- a CDS encoding helix-turn-helix transcriptional regulator yields MSMELQLIDTIFFSDKRKNLLLLLKNGPKTIEEIKTELEVSSSPIMAQIRILLKDGLLVQNEDSYELSVKGKLIVPKMEPLLSTFQVFDENHDYWARQNLRTLPAHLLDRIGELGTCRELIPERTHIFDYPPEIMDPLYKSRIVMEISSFFRPGYPGLYLDLAQKGIEVSLVLERPIYRKLVRDYRKGVEEFLNMENTSLFVCDDRIDLASSIITDRFISLSMISKDGRYYNHEMVSFEKSALEWGRELFDYYKDMSEQVIKI; encoded by the coding sequence ATGAGTATGGAACTGCAGTTAATAGATACCATTTTTTTTTCGGACAAAAGGAAAAATTTGCTTCTGCTCCTGAAGAACGGGCCAAAAACGATTGAAGAGATAAAGACCGAGCTTGAAGTCAGTTCCAGCCCTATTATGGCTCAGATCCGTATACTTCTTAAAGATGGGCTGCTGGTGCAGAACGAAGATAGTTACGAACTCTCTGTAAAAGGGAAACTTATAGTCCCCAAAATGGAGCCGCTTCTCTCTACTTTCCAGGTATTTGATGAGAACCACGATTACTGGGCAAGGCAGAACCTGCGTACTCTTCCTGCTCACCTGCTGGACAGAATCGGGGAACTGGGCACCTGTAGAGAACTTATACCCGAAAGGACGCATATCTTCGATTACCCTCCGGAAATTATGGACCCACTTTACAAGTCCAGAATAGTAATGGAAATATCTTCGTTTTTCCGTCCGGGATATCCAGGCCTTTATCTGGATCTCGCGCAAAAAGGGATTGAGGTATCTCTTGTCCTTGAAAGGCCAATATACAGGAAGCTGGTCCGTGACTACAGGAAAGGTGTAGAAGAGTTCCTGAATATGGAGAACACTTCCCTTTTTGTTTGTGACGACAGGATTGATCTTGCTTCCAGCATTATTACCGACCGGTTCATTTCTTTATCCATGATCTCAAAAGACGGGAGATATTATAACCACGAGATGGTAAGCTTTGAAAAAAGCGCTCTTGAATGGGGCAGGGAACTTTTCGACTACTATAAGGACATGTCTGAGCAGGTTATAAAGATTTGA
- a CDS encoding DUF362 domain-containing protein — MKDFISDHCNNSHDKVHSHNYSHSGKIPLKYRIKHLWHKIESSFFFVALASLFWLIYKSGTKPSRIVYPCQRVAATNLSTFVIVAVASPLYLFLTKIRGFFTQDFKFSRLSLFTLILASIFGFGVFLTTNYFNGPVASPVESGPGINSSIESESGQIEFATIPAAYDLPSPHRVVTVHNSNASTWEGEGNPNNYMNQTEIDKMVDAGIMELTGTTSPQEGWRKIIPYTAGQSVVIKVNFNNNWHFSSNGFYYNDDSNTNMLNYAAVVNSVISGLKSAGVPSEKIWITDPSRPIHDKFRERIEDKGVQYYINQNCEAYIEGRPNVSVTGYVPDDSVYASTSTAYDEKIRPAQVFADATYIINMPQLKGHGMKSVGRVTFSLKNNFGSVYYTADALGDDPAHNAQPFAKLLADINNNPVFREKTRLVVGDGIMGNPDINYGPPTLWKSFGNKPPETLFFGVDPVATDSVMVDYVRREVGSQATGLVQSYAAELGLGVSESWSDQENYTYIDYHPIDLDNQI, encoded by the coding sequence ATGAAAGATTTTATAAGTGATCATTGTAATAATTCCCATGATAAAGTCCATTCCCATAATTATAGCCATTCTGGAAAAATTCCTTTGAAATACAGGATAAAACATTTGTGGCACAAAATTGAATCCAGTTTTTTCTTCGTAGCTCTTGCAAGCTTGTTTTGGTTAATATATAAGTCAGGAACCAAACCCTCAAGAATTGTTTATCCCTGCCAGAGAGTTGCTGCTACAAACCTGAGTACATTTGTAATAGTTGCAGTAGCTTCTCCACTTTATTTGTTTCTAACAAAAATTAGAGGTTTTTTCACTCAGGATTTTAAATTTAGTAGATTATCTCTGTTTACATTAATCCTGGCTTCTATATTTGGATTTGGAGTATTTTTAACTACGAATTACTTTAATGGGCCAGTAGCCTCTCCTGTAGAATCTGGACCTGGAATAAATTCTTCCATTGAATCTGAATCTGGTCAAATTGAATTTGCAACAATTCCGGCTGCATATGATTTACCTTCTCCTCATAGAGTTGTAACAGTTCATAATTCAAATGCTTCTACCTGGGAAGGAGAGGGAAATCCTAATAACTACATGAATCAAACTGAAATTGATAAAATGGTAGATGCTGGAATTATGGAATTGACTGGAACAACATCTCCTCAAGAAGGATGGAGAAAGATAATTCCATATACTGCCGGGCAGTCAGTTGTAATTAAAGTGAATTTTAATAATAACTGGCATTTTTCCTCTAATGGGTTCTATTATAATGATGATTCCAATACAAATATGCTTAATTATGCTGCAGTTGTAAATTCCGTAATAAGTGGATTGAAGTCTGCTGGTGTCCCCTCGGAAAAAATATGGATAACTGACCCATCAAGGCCTATACATGATAAATTTAGGGAAAGAATTGAAGACAAGGGAGTGCAGTACTATATAAATCAAAATTGTGAGGCATACATTGAAGGAAGACCAAACGTTTCAGTGACCGGTTACGTTCCAGATGACTCCGTATATGCATCTACAAGCACAGCATATGATGAAAAAATAAGGCCTGCTCAAGTGTTTGCTGATGCAACTTATATAATTAATATGCCTCAGTTAAAAGGACATGGAATGAAGAGTGTTGGGAGAGTAACTTTCAGTTTGAAAAATAATTTTGGAAGTGTATATTATACTGCCGATGCTCTGGGTGATGACCCTGCACATAATGCCCAGCCGTTTGCAAAACTTTTGGCAGACATCAATAATAATCCAGTTTTTAGAGAAAAAACAAGATTAGTTGTAGGTGACGGTATAATGGGTAATCCCGATATTAATTATGGTCCACCTACGTTATGGAAGTCATTTGGAAACAAGCCTCCAGAAACACTTTTCTTTGGAGTTGACCCCGTAGCAACAGACTCGGTCATGGTAGATTATGTTAGAAGAGAAGTAGGTTCACAGGCGACAGGTCTTGTCCAATCTTATGCCGCTGAGCTGGGATTGGGAGTTTCAGAGTCCTGGAGTGATCAAGAAAATTATACTTACATAGACTATCACCCAATAGACCTCGATAATCAAATATGA